Within Chitinivibrionia bacterium, the genomic segment TTTTTTTGCGCCCGTATTACTCCTTTTCGTAAATACGGTTCTTTATCGTCCCAGTACACAACCAAGTAACCTTTTGAAAATTCGGTTGCAAAACCGCTTTCTTCCAAAATTGATTTTATGTTTTCCGCATCATCGCTTTTGTGGTATGTGCATAACAGTAATTTCAAATCGTCTTTTTCCCGCCGTGAAAGCGTTTGCGCACAACCGCGCAACATTGCCTGTTCTGCGCCTTCGATGTCCGCTTTAATAACATTGATTTCTTTGTCTTTTATGAAATCGTCAAAAGTTATACATTTCTCATTAGTTGTATCAGAAATAAATTTATTAACAATCTCAACCTTATCTTTCCAAGGTTCAAATGTTTTTTGTAATGCGGTTATCCATTCCTGTTCGCATTCAAACAAATATATTTTCCCGGCTGTTTCTACGTGTGCTAAAGCCCAAACCCCCTCTGCCGCGCCAATGTCGGCAATTACATCGCCAATCTTGGGTGAATATTCCGGAGTATCATATCTGTGCGGAGACCTGTGATCTTGTTCTACACACAGAGAGCAATAATAATTGCGGCAATTTTCCGTATCAAACGCTTGTGGGAAATACAACCGTTTATTGTTGTGTACAACATAATTCATATTACACTCTTCATCTGTAAGGACATTTATGTTTATCGGATTATATTCTTTTATGAAGTCATGCGCATACATCATGTACAAATTGTTGTTTTCAACAAATTTAATTATTTCTGTCGTTTCAGCATTTTGTTCATTTGGGTTTAATCTAAGCAGATAATTTCTGGCATTATTTATTTTTTGATTCAAACAAATTATATCGCTTTTTATTTGTTTGTATTTTTCCAAATCTTTTAAGTTTTTGCTCACTCCGTCACGAAACAAAACACCTATTTTTCTTACGACATTTTTCATAAAAATTAACCACCCTTGTTTTTTTTGTTTATAAAATAATATTAGGCAAAGAAGAAATGATGTGTTATTACTGCTTTATTTAATATTTTCAAATTTTCTGCTTGCCAATATAGTATTTTTGTGCGCGTAAGAAAGGAAAAAAATGGGACTTTTAATAAATGTTTCAAAAATATATAAACAGTGGAAGAAAGCGCGACAAGCCAAAAAAGACCTTCCGGTGCAAGTTGCAATAGCCAAAAAACTGGATAGTTACGTTGCGAATTTTTTAAGCGGGAAAATAGAGCGATTTTCTGCTGTTCCTAAAAAGCCCGAACTCGTCGGCAAAAAAATTATCTGGCAATTTTGGTATCAGGGAATTGATGAAAACACGCCGAAACTTGTCCGCACTTGCTTTGATTCCGTTAAAAAACAAATGAGCGACTACGAAGTAATTGTATTGTCAAGCGAAAATATGAATGAATTTCTCGAATTACCCGAATTTGTTTTCAAAAGATTAGGCGCGGGCGGCTACAAACTCGAAAAACTTGCAAATCTTGTGCGCTTGTACTTGCTCTCTGCTTACGGCGGTGTTTGGCTTGACGCGACAATTTATTTGACTGCGTCCATCGAAGAAAAATACTTGCAAAAAGACTTTTTCGCGCTTCAGCGCGGCGAAACACCTCCGAGCGACCTGAAATATTTTACAAATTTTGACCCGATAGGTCTTTCTTGGTCTGAAAAATCTTTTGTGAGAATGCAAAATTCCTATATGATTGCAAAGCCGAATAATAAAATTATAAACGACCTTCTTTCCATATTGCTTGAATACTGGAAAAAAGAGGAGCAAACAGGGCATTATTTCTTTTTTCAAATTTGCTTTAATCAAATGATGCAACACGACGAATGGAAAAAACAGAATTGCGAAATTGTCTGCTACGCCGATTTTCATAGATTTTTGATAGCGGGATTTGACCGCTTCAACCAAGTGTTATACGACGAAATAACGGCTCGATGCAACGTGCATAAATTGACACTTTACTGGACAAGAAAGAAGATTCCCATCGGCTCATTGGCAGATGTTATTGTGAATAAAAAAGGTCAGAATAAAGGGGACAATAAAGGGGACAATAAAGGGGACAATAAAATATCTGCCAACCAACAGATGATACTAAAATGTATTGCTGATAATTCTGCGATTACAATAACAGAATTATCAGCAATGGTAAAAATTGTTGAAAGCAAAGTGAAAGAAAATATCGCTAAACTTAAAAATATGGGTTTAATCGAACGCATCGGAAGTCGGAAAGTGGGTTATTGGAAAATTACCAACGGAGGGAAAAAATGAAAATCAGCGTAATTATTCCGATTTACAACGCGGAGAAATATTTGAAGGCGACATTAAATTCTATTCGTTTTCAAACATATGAAAATTTGGAAATCGTTTGCGTTTTGGATTGTCCGACTGATAATTCCGCTAAAATCGCCAACGAAATCGCCCGGATTGACAGCCGTGTAAAATTGGTGGAGCATTCAAAAAACAGCGGTTTGCCCGCCGCAAGAAATTCGGGTGTTGAAAATGCAACAGGCGAATATATTCATTTTATGGATTCCGATGATTTGCTTAGCCCTGATTTTTATGAAACAATGATAATTGCTGCGGAAGAAACAAATGCCGATGTCGTAGCGTGCTCTGTCTTTTATGAGAAAAAGCCGAAAAGAAGCATTTGGTTTCAAAAAAGCGAAGTTTTGTCGGAAACTAACGATAAAATCGGAAAAACAGAGGTTGCGATTCAGGGTTGGGCTTGGCGGTATTTAATCAAAAGGAGTTTTTGGAACGAGCAAAAATTTTCTTTTCCCGATTTAGTTCCGATGGAAGATAAACCCGTTATGATTCCTATGATTTATTATGCAAACAAAGTTGTTCTTTGTCCAAATGCCGTTTATTTTTACAAAAATCGGGATTCGTCAATATTGAACAAAAAGTATGACCCTGTTCGAGAAAAACAAAGAAGCGAAAACAGACAAAAAGCGCGAAGTATTTTCAAAAATTTTATGCGAGTAAATAAAATCAAGCGCCCAAATAGATATTTGTATTACATTAAAAAACATTTTGCTTAAAATCGGAGAGAAAATGTTGAAAGTCAGATATAAAATAGTTTCTAAAATAAGTATAACTCTTAAAAAAATAAGAGCGATAACAAGCGTTCCGAAACAAAATAGAGTTGCGAAAAAATTAGACAATTATATCGCGGATTTTTTAGACGGGAAAATAGAAAAATTTACCGCTGTTCCCAAAAAGCCCGAATTAGTCGGAAAAAAGATTTTTTGGCAATATTGGCATCAGGGAGTAAATGAAAATACGTCGAAAATGGTTGTCGAATGTCTTAATTCCGTGAAAAAACACTGCGACGATTACGAAATAATTTTGCTGACCGACAAAATTGTGTGGGATTATGTTGAATTGCCCGCTTTTGTCTTTGAAAAATTCGGAAAAAACGGATTTAGTTTTGCAAAATTGGCAAATCTTGTGCGTTTATATTTGCTCTCAGCTTACGGCGGCGTTTGGCTCGATGCAACAATTTATTTGACAAAGCCAATAGACGAAAAAATGTTGAATGAAGATTTTTTTGCGTTTCAGCGCTCTAAGATACCGCCGCCGGACGCAGATGTTTTTATTAAAGCCGACCCTTTGTATTTCTCTTGGAAACCGACATTTCAAGCAGGAATGCTGAATTCTTTTATGATTGCAAAACCAAATAATAAAATTGTCGTCGACCTGCTTAGTATTTTGCTTGAATACTGGAAAAAAGAGAAAAAAATGGGACATTATTTCTTTTTTCAAATTTTATTTAACCGAATGATGGAGAATTCCGAGTGGAAAGACTTAAACTGCGAAATTATCGGCGATACGGATTGCCACAGATTGCAAATGAAAGCGCTTGAAATTTTTGACCAAAAAGTTTTTGACGAAATTAAAGCAAAAAGCAATATCCATAAATTGACTTACAGATTTGACAAATTTAAGCAAGTTCCTGTAAGCTCTTTTTTTGATGTTATTGCTAATGGGAAAATAATATTGGAGGAAAAATGAAAATTCTTTTTATCAACATCGACAGAAAAGTCGATTATCAAAGTGATGTCGTGTTTCACGGGCTAAAAACATTGTACGGAAGAGACGTTTATGAAATTTCTAATAACTGGTTTATGTTCAACGATATGTCCGAAGAACAAAAACAAAAACTGAAAAGAATGCACGGAAAAGGGTTTTCGACAACAGGATTGCTTGACTCAAAATTAAGAAACGTCATCACAACACGTGAAGTTCGAAAAAAAGTTAAACAGCGTTTTTTTGACCTTGTTGTTTACGGCGCAATATGGCGTTGCCAAAAACACTTTGATTTGATTTCTATTTTTTATCCCAAAGAAAGGATAATATCTATCGATGGCAAAGATCAAACTTATATTCATAGTTTTTTTGCCAATAAAACACTCCATTTTAAAAGAGAATTGATTGATAATCACAAAGGCATATTTCCGATTTCTTTCGCTATTCCCAAAGAGAAAATAATAAACGAGATAAAGCCAAAAGAAAAAATGCTTGCACATATTATACCCGGAGATGTTTCTACGTATATTTATGAAAACGAAAGTGATTATTACCATGATTATGCAATATCTTATTTTGGCAAAACTACAAAAAAATCAGGCTGGGATTGCTTCCGACATTACGAAATAATGGCTAACGGCTGTATTCCTTGGTTTCCGGATTTATCGGATTGCCCCAAAGAAATAATGACCTCTTTTCCCAAAGAACTTATTCTGAAAACTAACAATGTTTTTGATGAAATTTCCAATAAAGCAGGTGTGTGCAACCATGAATTGTTGAATGAATATTGCGAGCAAATCAGAAATTTCACAAAAGAGCATTTAACGACAGATAAAATTGCCGAATATTTAATAAATACTGCTCTTAGTCAAAAGATTATTAAAACCGATAATAAGTCCCCGTTTTTTTTGGCGCTTATTGTTGCTGAACTTTGGAATAAAATAAAAAGAATGATTAACGATATGAAAAATCGTCGTTAAAAAAGGAGAAAACTAATGGCGTTAAAACCAATGATAATTGAAAAAGGAATAATACAGCCGTCTTTTGGTAAAAGCGAAAGGATTTTTCGTACAAGTTTTTTTTCGGCGGGCGTTCTTGACGATAAAGGATGTCCCATACGTCAAAGCAGAACGGTTATTATGGAACAAGACGTTTTATCTCCGTCTCGCATAAATTTATCCAAAACCGCGATAAAATATATTGACGACGACGCGATTTATTTCGGCAGACCTCAAAATCATTTCGGGCATACTTTGGTTGGGACAATGGCGGTTGCTTATATTCTTTTGAATAGCGATTACAAAAATCACAAAATAGTATTTATTGACGAAGAGCCAAGTGAGCCTACTTTAACATTGCTTGGATATTTGGGAGTAAATAGAAATAACGTTATTACAATAAAAGAATACATTCAACTTAAAAGCGTTGTTGTGGTAAAACAGTCGTTTTCTGCGACGTGGATGCCGCGAAACGGCAAAGGTCCATACAGAATAAGTGAAGAATTTATTGATACATTCCGTGCAATTGCAAAGAAATTTTATAAAGAAGACGGAGATTATCCCGACAAAGTATATTTTTCTCGCTCCAAACTACATCCCTTTTTAACTCTTATGAATGAAAACAAGATAGAGCGTGTGTTTGAACAGAACGGCTATAAAATATTTTACCCCGAACAATTGCCGTTAGAAGAACAAATTAAACTTGTTGCTAACGCTAACTTTTACGCTTGTATTGCAGGAACGCTCGAACATCACAGTTTGTTTATGAAAGACGGAGCAACATTGATTGTTATGACAAGAGGCAAAAAACCTGTATATAGACAAGTTTATATAAATAAAATGCAAAAAGCAATTAAGCATATATATTTGCGAACAAACGTTCAACCTTTGGGCGAAAAAGGATTTAGAGGAATTTTAGGCGCAACAAAAGATTTGATTGATTTTTTTGATAATAATAAATTTGTATATGACGCACAAGAGTTAAAACCTAAGTTTCAGGATTTAATAAATTACATAGAATGGCATTTTTCTAATGAACAAAAGCGCACGGAGAAAAACTTAAAGAAAATATTCAAAAAACTCATTACTCACAATAAAAATTTCTGGAAACAAATTAACGGATAAAGGAGAAAACTATGACTTTATGGAAACGCTTCAAAAAGAAGAAAAGAGCCCTGCACGAACAATGGCGCAAATTTAAGAAATTTGTAATAATTCCGTTTGTTAAGCCATTGGAAAGCAAAAAAGATTCGCCGCGATATATCGTTTCTCTGACTTCTTACGGAAAACGATTAAAAGATGTAGCACCTTACGCAATTATTACACTTTTGAACCAAAGAGTAAGACCTGATAAGGTTGTTTTATGGGTAGGACATAAAGATAAAGAAAATATTTCCAAAACAATGAAGTCCTTAACGAAAAAAGGTCTCGAAATTCGTTTTTGCGAAGACATAAGAGCATACACCAAACTTCTTCCCGCGCTTGAAATGTTTCCGGATGATTATATTATCACAGCTGACGACGATATTTATTATCCGAAAAATTGGCTTGAAAAATTGCTGAACAAGCACAAGGAAAATCCTACAAAAATCATTTGTCATCGCGCACACGGAATAAAAGTAGATAAAAACAACAATCTTCTGCCTTATTGTCAATGGAATAATTGCAACGGACAAACTAATCTGAAAAATTTATTTCCCACGGGTGTCGGCGGCATATTGTATCCTCCGAAGTGTTTTCACAAAGATATTAACAACAAAGAATTATTCAAAAAACTTGCCCCCTTTGCCGACGATATTTGGTATTGGGCGATGGCGATTATTAACAAAGAGTATTTCGGTGAAGAATATCCGCATATTGTTATTGAAAACGGTTATTCTATAAAATTACGAAATGTCGATACTAGTCAAGAGGCAAACGAAAATGCATTAGAAAACTACAACGTTCACCAAGATGGAAACGATGTTCAATTCAAGGCGGTTGTTGAATACTATCCGCAGATTAAGGAAGCCTTAAAAAAAATTGAGCCAACCGCAATAACGAAGGATTAAAAGGAGAAAAAATGATAAAATATTTAAGAGAAATACCCGAATTTTTTAACGGCGCCAATCGAAGAAAAATATCTGCAAATGGACTTTTTTGCGCTTCAACGCGGCGAAGTTCCGCCGAAAGACCTGAAATATTTCACGAATTTTGACCCGTTAATCCGAAATTATACGACGAAATATCTGCACGATGGAACGTACACAAATTATCGCTTCATTGGGCGAGAAAAAAGGGACTTATAAAAAATTCGTTTGCGGATGTTATTGTTAACGAAAAATTGCCGAAATCCTAAACTTAAGTACTATACTCCGCATTGATTTTCACATAATCATAACTGAAATCGCAGGTGTGTGCAACGGCAAAGGAGCCGTTTGCAAAGCCGAGGTCGATTTCTATCAGCACTAATTTTGATTTCATTTTTGCGCTTAATTCTGCGGCGTTGAATTTTGCGGGGGAGCCGTATTCAAACACGGGCGTGCCGCATAGTTTTACTACGATTTTTGCGGGGTCGAGTTCCGCGCCCGAATATCCTGTTGCGCACAAAATTCTGCCCCAATTCGGGTCGTTTCCGAACATTGCGCATTTTGTAAGGTTGGAATTTGCTACGGATTTTGCCGCGAGTTTGCAGTCGGTAAAGTTTTTGCCGTTTGAAACGCGAATTTCCACTCTCTTGGTTGCGCCCTCTCCGTCTTCGGCGATTTTTGCGCACAATTCGTTGTAAACCGTGAAAAACGCTTCTTCCACAAGTTTTTTGTCTTCGTCGGTTTTTGCAGAAGTTTTGCTTGCGCCGTTTGCCATTACTATAACCATATCGTTTGTGGAGGTGTCGCCGTCAACTGTTACGTTATTGAATGTGGCGTTAACGGTTTTTTTGTGGAGAGTGTTTAGTGCGTCTTGGTCTAAATTCAAATCGGTGGTGATAAATCCGAGCATAGTTGCCATATTCGGAGCAATCATTCCCGCACCTTTGCAACAGCCGCCGATGGTGAATGTTCCGCTCGAAAGTTCGATTTCATACGCGCACTCCTTTTGTTTGGTGTCGGTTGTCATAATTGCCGTTGCGAAAGAATGCGCGCCGTTTCTCGATAAATTTTTTTCAAGCGCGGGTATGGCGGCGGTAATTTTTTCGACGGGAAGAAATTCGCCGATAATCCCTGTGGAGGCGGTCAGGACGCTTTCGGCTTCCAAATTAAACGCGGTTTCTACATTTTTTGCGACCGTTTTTGCGTCGTCAATTCCGCGTTGTCCAGTGCAGGCATTGGCGTTTCCGCTGTTGCAGATAACGGCGCGAATGTTCTTTGCGGGAAGCATTCCTGAGTTTTGCAAAACGCAAGCGGCTTTAACGCGGTTTGTGGTAAAAGTTCCTGCCGCAACACAGTCAATATCACTGTAAATAATTCCCAAGTCGGAATTTCCCGATTTCTTAATTCCTGCCGTAGTTCCGCAGGCGTAAAAGTTTTTTGCGGCACAAACACCCTCTGATACTGCCGTAAATTTTGGATTTGTCAAAGCAATCCTCCGTTTTTTGCGTAAATTTTGTATAAAATTACATTATTTTCACATAAAATAATACATTGTCGGCGAACTTGTATTATATTTACTATGAAAAATCGTTATTTGTTGAGGAAATGTATGAGAAAACACATAGTGTCGCTTATTATTATATTTGTATTCGGAATATTTGCATTTGCGCAAGTCGGTACACAGCAACCCGAAGCGAATTTAGCGCTTGGGCAAAACAATGCGCCTAATTATACTGTTATCAGAGGCGATAATCTTTGGGATTTGGCTACGACCCATCTGGGCGACCCGTTTATGTGGCGCAGAATTTGGGAATTTAACCGATGGATAGCCGACCCGCACTGGATTTTCCCCGGAAATATGCTTTTTATCCCCGGCATTGCGACTGCTTCCGTTGCAGAGCAGACAATTGTTCCCGCCGCCGAAATTACGCTTTTCGATACCGCGGCAACGCTTCCTCAGATTAGCAACGAACTTGAACGCCAAAACAGGGTTAATTCAAGAAACGCCGAGTTTTTGTCTTTGTTTGAAATGTTCCGTTATCACATATCGCTTGAAGCGCAAATACAACAGCCGTTTGTTTATGAGTTTAACCGCAAAGGCAAACACGTAGGCAGAGCTCGCAGAAACTCTCTGTTCAGGAGTGAAAACGGCGCAATTCGCAGTTTGGGAAAAGTGGTAATCAACGACGGACGACCGCTTGTAAGGCAACATCAGAATGCTAATGTAAAACTTACAATAAGCGAAAGAGAGGCGCAGGAACTTGTGAAAGTCGGCGAAGAACTCGGTTTTTTTGTGCCGAGATATGACATTCGTTGCAAAAACGGCGTTATTGTTGTTCCCGTCGCATTGGGAACGGTCAGAGAAACAGACGGCAATTCAGCGACGATTTTTACAGAACAAGTGTGGGGAAAACTTTCTCGCGGTGCAATACTTGCTCCCGTCCGCGATTTTTATTCAATAAGCACGTCGCTGACGTACAGACCGCTTTCGGACTCGCTTAAAATTCAAGTTGCCGCAAGATTAAGACCGAGCGCACCCATAAAACCGTTTGAGGCAATGTTTATAAATAAGGGAGCCCGCGACGGGATTGTTATGGGCGACCACATAGTTTTAGTAAGCGAGCCTACACGGCGTTCTGTCTCAAGAAGACGCTTTTTTGAGCCCGCAACTTTGGAGGGCTTGGTAGTAGGGGTAGAGGATGGAAGTGCGACGGTAAGAATTACAAGCATTTCCGCTATGACAACCGCCGATATGTTTAACGGTGTAAGAATAGGCAGAGTAGTTGCGAGAGACTAGTTTGTTCTGATTATGAAAGAAAGAATTGTTGCAATTGAGGAGAGAATAGCATTCTACGAAAAAACCGTTGATGAGTTAAGCGGCGTAATCTACGAACAGCATAAAGAAATAGCTGTTTTACAGCAAAAAGTCGCCTCGCTCGAATTATTTCAAAAAACAAGCGGAGACACAGCACTAAAAGACGCAAAAGACGAAACTCCGCCTCCACATTGGTGATATAAACAAAAAACAAGTGAAAGGGTTATTTTTATGGATAAATTATTAAAATCTATTGGCGTGTCGGCGATTTTGGTTGTCGTGAGCTTTCTTTTATTCGGTTGCTTCGGCGGCGGTGGTAGCGGCGGAGGCGGCGGAGGAGGAGGCGGAGGTGGTGGCAGGGACGTATTGATTAATGCCGCGAATGAGGCGTGGGTTAATACTGCTTCTGTCGGTGAGCGTAGCGGATTTATTTTAAGAGCAGACGGTACGATTTCGTGGATTCAAGAGACGAGCGCAAATAATTGGGCTGTCGGTATTAATGGTACTTGGGAGGCTAACAACAATATGCTGACTACGACTGCTTTCGGTGTATCGGTGTCTGCGAGTTATACAGTAATAAACAACGACAGAATAGTGCACAGCGACAATATATTCAACAGAATGAGCGGTGTATTTATCGGCGGCGGTGGTGGCGGCGGCGGAGATATTGGAAATCGAGACAGCCGATTGATAAACACAGCAACCAACGAAGCGTGGATTGAAGAGGGACTTGTTGGCGACCGTGATGGAATGATTTTCAGACAAAACGGCACATTTACGTCGATTTATGAGATAGGTCCAAATGTTTGGACTGACAGTTATGAAGGTATTAGGCTTGAAGGTACTTGGCATACAATTAACAACAATGTTTTGTCTTTATCTCTTTCTCTTTTGGGTATTACGCGACAAGTAAATTATTCGGTAGCCAACAATAACAGAATAGTAATGGACGGCGAATATGTATTTAACAGAACAAGCAATGTAGTAATCGGCGGCGGTGGTGGCGGAGGCACAACTTATACAATAAGTTTTAATTCGCAGGGCGGCTCTTCGCATTCTCCGATAACGGGTGCGGCGGGCTCGCAAATAACTTTACCGACCCCGACCAGAAACAATCATTCGTTTGACGGTTGGTTTAGCGAAGCGCAAGGCGGCACCCGTTTTGGTGGCGGCGGAGCAAGTTTTACTATTACAAGAACTTTAACTATGCACGCTCAATGGACTCAAGGCGGTGGCAGTGGTGGTGGTGGTGATATTGGAAATCGAGACAGCCGATTGATAAACACATCGACCAACGAAGCGTGGATTGGAGGGGGACTTGTTGGCGACCGTGAGGGAATGATTTTCAGACAAAACGGTACATTTGTGGCGATTTTTGAGATAAGCCCAAATGTTTGGACTGATAGTTATGAAGGTATTAGACTTGAAGGTACTTGGCATACAATTAACAACAATGTTTTGTCTTTGTCGTTGTCTCTTTTGGGTATGGAGATTACGGATCAGATGAGTTATTCGGTAATCAACAACGACAGAATAGTAATTGATGGAGATGTATTTAACAGAACAAGTAATGTAGTAATCGGTGGCGGTGGTAGTGGTGGAGGAGGAGGTAGCCAAGACAGCAGGTTGGTTAACATTGCCGCCAACGAAGCGTGGATAGACACCTATTCTGCTGGCAACCGCGACGGATTTATTCTTCGCGCTGACGGTACATATACTGCCGTAAGTGATTTTGGCGGAACTTGGCAATCAAACGGAAGCGGCACGTGGCACACAAGCGGAAACACCTTAACCTTAACAGGTAGCGGCTATTATTCGGGGTCAGGCACTTTCAATCTTTCAAATAATAATAATACTTTGAGCTTTCAAGGCGAAACCTTGCTGAGGACAAGCAATGTAGTAATCGGCGGCGGCGGCGGTGGTAGCGACCCCGGTCCTCGAGACGTCACATTGGTAAACTTTTTCGATAACGAAGCGTGGGTTGAAGAGGGGTTTCTTGGCGACCGAGAGGGAATAATTTTCAGACAAAACGGTACATTTGTGGTGATTTTTGAGACAAGTCCGAATGTTTGGACTGACAATGATGAAGGTTTCAGATTTGAAGGTACTTGGCATACAATTAACAATAATATTTTGTCTTTGTCTTTTTTGGGTATGACGGATCAGATGAGTTATTCGGTAATCAACTACGACAGAATAGTAATTGATGGGCATGTATTTAACAGAACAAACAATATAGTTGTATCGGGGTCTGGTTGGGCGGTCTGGGCGGCTCCCGAATATCCGCAACAAACCCGCAGTGCAAGACAAACGGAAAGTGCTTTCAGGCAAAGATTGCTTGAAAACAGAAACGCAAATCCGCAGACAGCACGCGCACCGCGGCAAGTTATCGGCAATGAAGAAAGCGGCAAGTCGTCGTTTATACAAAATTTGTTTGAGAAGATAAAGAAAAGTCGTTAAATTAAAACAAGTCAATAAAAGCCAATCTGTATTTTCAGGTTGGCTTTTTGACTATAAAAAAAGGGGCGTTTTATGAACATAGCAGTTGCCACATCGATATTTGCGGAAAATAAATTTGACCCGTTTTTGACGATTTCTTACGCCGAAGAAAAGAATATTTCGGCAGTTCAGTTTTATATGAGCGAAAATTTGCAGAAAGATAAATCGCAAATAGAAAAAGTTCGTGATTTATGCGCGAAAAAATCAATTAAAATGTTGTGCCATTCGCCCTTAATGCTCGGAAACGCCTCTGCCGACACCACCCACTGCGAGGCGCTCGTCTCAATTTTCCCTGATGGCGCGGACAAATACTGCATTTTCCACTTTGACGAAAATTGCGACGTTGATTTAATGGTACTGGACTGCAAAAAACTTGTCGAATTCGGAATTATTCCTTGTGTAGAAAACTTTTATATGGATAAAAGCAGGCACGGTTTGGTTGCGAATATAGAAAAGTTTCTGGCGTTTTTCGACAGAATTCACACCCAAAATATTTCCGTGTTGCCCGTCCTCGATTTTCCGCGAATGTTTATTGAGCAATTTACGAATTTTCACCCCATTCTTTTGTCGGAGTTGCTTATTCAAAAATTTGCGCGACAAAAAATAATAATTCACGCGATAGATTCCGTTTCTCCTCAG encodes:
- a CDS encoding FkbM family methyltransferase, with the protein product MKNVVRKIGVLFRDGVSKNLKDLEKYKQIKSDIICLNQKINNARNYLLRLNPNEQNAETTEIIKFVENNNLYMMYAHDFIKEYNPININVLTDEECNMNYVVHNNKRLYFPQAFDTENCRNYYCSLCVEQDHRSPHRYDTPEYSPKIGDVIADIGAAEGVWALAHVETAGKIYLFECEQEWITALQKTFEPWKDKVEIVNKFISDTTNEKCITFDDFIKDKEINVIKADIEGAEQAMLRGCAQTLSRREKDDLKLLLCTYHKSDDAENIKSILEESGFATEFSKGYLVVYWDDKEPYLRKGVIRAQKKNKWR
- a CDS encoding winged helix-turn-helix transcriptional regulator; amino-acid sequence: MGLLINVSKIYKQWKKARQAKKDLPVQVAIAKKLDSYVANFLSGKIERFSAVPKKPELVGKKIIWQFWYQGIDENTPKLVRTCFDSVKKQMSDYEVIVLSSENMNEFLELPEFVFKRLGAGGYKLEKLANLVRLYLLSAYGGVWLDATIYLTASIEEKYLQKDFFALQRGETPPSDLKYFTNFDPIGLSWSEKSFVRMQNSYMIAKPNNKIINDLLSILLEYWKKEEQTGHYFFFQICFNQMMQHDEWKKQNCEIVCYADFHRFLIAGFDRFNQVLYDEITARCNVHKLTLYWTRKKIPIGSLADVIVNKKGQNKGDNKGDNKGDNKISANQQMILKCIADNSAITITELSAMVKIVESKVKENIAKLKNMGLIERIGSRKVGYWKITNGGKK
- a CDS encoding glycosyltransferase; amino-acid sequence: MKISVIIPIYNAEKYLKATLNSIRFQTYENLEIVCVLDCPTDNSAKIANEIARIDSRVKLVEHSKNSGLPAARNSGVENATGEYIHFMDSDDLLSPDFYETMIIAAEETNADVVACSVFYEKKPKRSIWFQKSEVLSETNDKIGKTEVAIQGWAWRYLIKRSFWNEQKFSFPDLVPMEDKPVMIPMIYYANKVVLCPNAVYFYKNRDSSILNKKYDPVREKQRSENRQKARSIFKNFMRVNKIKRPNRYLYYIKKHFA
- a CDS encoding capsular polysaccharide synthesis protein → MLKVRYKIVSKISITLKKIRAITSVPKQNRVAKKLDNYIADFLDGKIEKFTAVPKKPELVGKKIFWQYWHQGVNENTSKMVVECLNSVKKHCDDYEIILLTDKIVWDYVELPAFVFEKFGKNGFSFAKLANLVRLYLLSAYGGVWLDATIYLTKPIDEKMLNEDFFAFQRSKIPPPDADVFIKADPLYFSWKPTFQAGMLNSFMIAKPNNKIVVDLLSILLEYWKKEKKMGHYFFFQILFNRMMENSEWKDLNCEIIGDTDCHRLQMKALEIFDQKVFDEIKAKSNIHKLTYRFDKFKQVPVSSFFDVIANGKIILEEK
- a CDS encoding glycosyltransferase family 61 protein: MALKPMIIEKGIIQPSFGKSERIFRTSFFSAGVLDDKGCPIRQSRTVIMEQDVLSPSRINLSKTAIKYIDDDAIYFGRPQNHFGHTLVGTMAVAYILLNSDYKNHKIVFIDEEPSEPTLTLLGYLGVNRNNVITIKEYIQLKSVVVVKQSFSATWMPRNGKGPYRISEEFIDTFRAIAKKFYKEDGDYPDKVYFSRSKLHPFLTLMNENKIERVFEQNGYKIFYPEQLPLEEQIKLVANANFYACIAGTLEHHSLFMKDGATLIVMTRGKKPVYRQVYINKMQKAIKHIYLRTNVQPLGEKGFRGILGATKDLIDFFDNNKFVYDAQELKPKFQDLINYIEWHFSNEQKRTEKNLKKIFKKLITHNKNFWKQING
- a CDS encoding glycosyltransferase, producing MTLWKRFKKKKRALHEQWRKFKKFVIIPFVKPLESKKDSPRYIVSLTSYGKRLKDVAPYAIITLLNQRVRPDKVVLWVGHKDKENISKTMKSLTKKGLEIRFCEDIRAYTKLLPALEMFPDDYIITADDDIYYPKNWLEKLLNKHKENPTKIICHRAHGIKVDKNNNLLPYCQWNNCNGQTNLKNLFPTGVGGILYPPKCFHKDINNKELFKKLAPFADDIWYWAMAIINKEYFGEEYPHIVIENGYSIKLRNVDTSQEANENALENYNVHQDGNDVQFKAVVEYYPQIKEALKKIEPTAITKD
- the argJ gene encoding bifunctional glutamate N-acetyltransferase/amino-acid acetyltransferase ArgJ, encoding MTNPKFTAVSEGVCAAKNFYACGTTAGIKKSGNSDLGIIYSDIDCVAAGTFTTNRVKAACVLQNSGMLPAKNIRAVICNSGNANACTGQRGIDDAKTVAKNVETAFNLEAESVLTASTGIIGEFLPVEKITAAIPALEKNLSRNGAHSFATAIMTTDTKQKECAYEIELSSGTFTIGGCCKGAGMIAPNMATMLGFITTDLNLDQDALNTLHKKTVNATFNNVTVDGDTSTNDMVIVMANGASKTSAKTDEDKKLVEEAFFTVYNELCAKIAEDGEGATKRVEIRVSNGKNFTDCKLAAKSVANSNLTKCAMFGNDPNWGRILCATGYSGAELDPAKIVVKLCGTPVFEYGSPAKFNAAELSAKMKSKLVLIEIDLGFANGSFAVAHTCDFSYDYVKINAEYST